A genomic window from Oceanobacillus timonensis includes:
- a CDS encoding extracellular solute-binding protein, with protein sequence MRKITILLFVVLLLLCGCSRASQKEVLQVYTGMDTAYMIQIAEQFERDTGIHISFQRKSNLEILQSLENEEEEFDIWYGGSSFLMEDAKQQGLLEPYISKYREEIDNIYKDEEGYWTGISVGVLAIVTNRQWHVEQGVSNPQRWSDLQRVEYKNWLTLPNPESTEAGYLMIALFDELYGDLRTKSVLQNINQNVTDYTLAEDSTGRFIGYKESAATIMFAHDAMRLKNEGFNELNIIYPTEPTTYEVEAIAMTANAQNEEAAQEFIDWSLTKEAQEIGQRIGNYHTLTNVNAVNPPQSVPLDELLIMPVDEKKAVENRYDLISDFKEVIKYRE encoded by the coding sequence ATGCGAAAAATAACAATTCTATTGTTCGTAGTCCTTCTCCTTCTTTGTGGTTGTAGTAGAGCTAGTCAAAAAGAGGTATTACAGGTATATACGGGAATGGATACAGCTTATATGATCCAAATTGCAGAGCAGTTTGAACGAGATACGGGTATTCATATTTCTTTTCAAAGAAAAAGTAATCTGGAAATTCTTCAATCATTGGAGAATGAAGAAGAGGAATTTGATATTTGGTATGGTGGATCGTCTTTTTTAATGGAAGATGCGAAACAGCAAGGACTCTTAGAACCATATATTTCGAAATATAGAGAAGAAATCGACAATATATATAAGGATGAAGAAGGATACTGGACTGGGATTAGCGTAGGGGTCTTGGCTATTGTGACCAATCGTCAATGGCATGTGGAACAAGGAGTCAGTAATCCGCAAAGGTGGAGTGATCTGCAGAGGGTAGAGTATAAAAACTGGCTGACACTGCCGAACCCAGAATCAACAGAAGCAGGGTACCTTATGATTGCTCTCTTTGATGAATTATATGGAGATTTGCGAACAAAGAGTGTGCTGCAAAATATTAATCAGAATGTAACCGATTATACTTTGGCAGAAGATTCAACCGGAAGATTTATTGGTTATAAAGAAAGTGCTGCAACGATTATGTTTGCACACGATGCCATGCGCCTGAAGAATGAAGGATTTAATGAGTTGAATATTATTTATCCGACAGAGCCGACAACGTATGAAGTTGAAGCAATCGCAATGACGGCAAATGCTCAAAACGAAGAAGCTGCACAGGAGTTTATCGATTGGTCATTAACAAAGGAAGCGCAAGAAATAGGACAAAGAATAGGAAATTATCATACGCTGACCAATGTGAATGCAGTAAATCCGCCACAGTCCGTACCGTTGGATGAATTATTGATTATGCCTGTCGACGAAAAAAAAGCAGTAGAGAACCGGTATGATTTGATCTCTGATTTTAAAGAAGTTATCAAATATAGAGAATGA
- a CDS encoding ABC transporter ATP-binding protein, translating to MSAKSVKLEKVTKQFTDGEGKTMTAVSDVSLQIEKGEFATLLGPSGCGKTTTLRMVAGFEELSNGAIMFGEDNVQNVPANKRDCTMVFQSYALFPHMSVYDNICYGLRLKKLSKSEIEKRVTPVMDIMNLHVNKNRMPNQLSGGQQQRVALARALVMEPGVLLFDEPLSNLDAKLRITMRDEIRRIQKELGITAIYVTHDQSEAMSLSDRIVVMNEGRIEQVGPPMEIYQKPKTKFVSDFIGTANFLEGVVDKKESDRLFVKTKQTTIKVLQQNADTFHEGQSVSVVVRPEAINLGKEGTEPAQVLKSVFMGQMQEYELDFNGIQLYAVVADPGGKEVYYDGDSVNLTFSQRSLHVVPA from the coding sequence GGGGAATTTGCCACACTATTAGGGCCTTCCGGTTGTGGAAAGACAACTACTCTGCGTATGGTTGCAGGCTTCGAAGAATTATCGAATGGAGCCATTATGTTTGGAGAGGATAATGTTCAAAACGTTCCCGCAAATAAAAGAGACTGTACGATGGTGTTCCAATCTTATGCATTGTTTCCACATATGTCAGTATACGATAACATTTGCTATGGATTAAGATTGAAAAAATTAAGTAAAAGTGAAATTGAAAAGCGTGTTACGCCAGTAATGGATATTATGAACTTACATGTTAATAAAAACAGAATGCCAAACCAATTGTCTGGAGGTCAGCAGCAGCGTGTTGCACTTGCCCGCGCATTAGTAATGGAACCTGGAGTATTACTTTTTGATGAGCCGTTATCCAATTTAGATGCGAAACTCCGAATAACGATGCGTGATGAAATTCGCCGTATTCAGAAGGAACTTGGCATTACTGCAATTTATGTAACACACGATCAAAGTGAAGCAATGAGCTTGAGTGATCGTATTGTTGTTATGAATGAAGGGCGTATTGAACAAGTTGGACCGCCAATGGAAATTTATCAAAAGCCAAAAACAAAATTTGTTTCAGACTTTATTGGAACGGCAAATTTCTTAGAAGGGGTTGTCGATAAGAAAGAATCGGATCGTCTTTTTGTAAAAACGAAACAAACAACCATAAAAGTTTTACAGCAGAATGCAGATACATTTCATGAAGGGCAATCAGTTTCCGTTGTTGTTCGACCAGAAGCAATCAATCTTGGTAAAGAAGGGACAGAGCCAGCGCAAGTTCTAAAAAGCGTATTTATGGGACAAATGCAAGAATATGAATTGGATTTTAATGGTATCCAATTGTATGCGGTTGTTGCAGACCCGGGCGGGAAAGAAGTTTATTATGACGGCGATAGTGTGAATCTGACATTTTCACAACGTTCGTTGCATGTTGTACCAGCATAA